From the genome of Pan troglodytes isolate AG18354 chromosome 16, NHGRI_mPanTro3-v2.0_pri, whole genome shotgun sequence:
ACAGAGGCTCATGAGGAAACTCTTGTAGACAGGTTCTGGGAAGTCCTCAGGATTGATGGCATCATTCTAGGGGCATAGTAACCTTATTGCCCCTGCCCTCACCTTCTCAGAGCTAAGAACCACAAACTCGGCCCAGCCCTGGTCAAGGGGACCTGGTCAGAAGGCGGGCTCAAGGCAGACAGAAGAACTTCAAGGACACCCAAGCACCCACTTCTCAAGGCCCTGGTTGCTGAGCAGAGAGCATGCTTAGCTGGTTTGCTCTGACCCTGATTTTGTACAGTGGCTATTCCATGGGCTGGGGCAGGATCGGAACTAAGAATAACCAGAATGAGGTAGAAAAGAGGTCAGAAGAAATGATGCTGCTTGCCAGGCTAGTAGGCTATCTTTTTTAAGTGGAGGACAAATATTCAAAAAGAAGCAATttgaatataaacatatatgcacctaacaacagaaccccataatatataaaacaaaaactgatagaattgaAAGGAGGACAATTCAATAATAATATTTGGAGACACCAAAAGCACTGGgacaaagaaagataaattaaacgtcatcaaaattaaaaacttttgtgcttcaaaggacaccatcaagaaagtgaaaaggtaacccacagaatgggataaaatatttgcaaatcagatATCCGATAAGAGATAAGtcaacaaaaagacaacccagtTGAAAGATGGACAATGGATTTGGAcaggtatttctccaaagaagatatataagtgaccaataaacacagaaaaggtgctcaatataaTTTGTAgttagagacatgcaaatcaaaaccacaatgagataccactcccactaggatggctaaaacaaaaaacagacaatcACAAGTGTTAGCGGGATGTGACTAACCTAAAACCccacacagcactttgggaggccgaggagggtggatcacctgaggtcaggagttcaagaccagcctggccaacatggtgaaaccccatctctactaaaaatacaaaaattagcccagcatggtggcacatgcttgtaatcccagctacttgggaggctgaggcaggagaattgcttgaacctgggaggcagaggttgcagtgaactgagatcacgccactgcactccagcctgggcaacagagtgagactctgtctcaaaaataaataaataaatccctacACAATGCtctcactttagaaaacagtttggcagtttctcaaattgTTAAATATAGAGTGACCacatgacccaacaattccacccctgggtatatacccaagagaatttacacatgttcacacaaaatcatgtacatgaatattcataaccaaaaagtacaaaaaacccaaacatctACCAACTGATAAacagatgaacaaaatgtggtatatccatacaatggaatattattaggtggtaaaaaggaatgaagtactcatgcatgctacaacatggataaaccttgaaaacattatgagaAATGAATACAGCCTGACATCGAAAAGCATatatttatgatttcatttactttaccaccagaataggcaaatctatagaaataGAAACGAAAAGTACATTTGCGGTATTCAGGGATTCTCCACCTTTGCATTCcttccccccccaaaaaaaaaattaaatgtctttcAGAATCACACTGGAAGGCCAACATCAGTCTTAGTTTGGAGCAGAGGGTCTGAGCAGGAGAGTCTAACTGGATCTCCCCAAACCCCTCCCTGTCTCTGGAGCTTCAGCTCCAAGCAAAGTTGGGTCAGTAGCCTCTACTGAGACACAAGGAAAGCAGATAGATAAGGAGGACTTAGCCAAGGGAGGAGCTCAggcggcaggagagagggagggtggaTGTGTGCTGACCACAGGTAAGTGTTGCTGGCTGTAGGGGAGCCGCAGGAGCCCATTCCTACCTCTCCCCAACGCCACATTTGGATCCCTGTGACTGACTGCATCAAGGAGTCACCAACTCTGCAGAGCTGTGGCTGTGGGGTAAATGCTCCTCCTGGGATTCATGTGGGCAGGTGATCAATGGGGGtcgtggttttatttatttataacgtTCCAAATTCTTACCAGGAGAAAATACTCCATGGGGTATAGGCTGGGACCCACACAAGAGCACTGGCCAAGCAGGGACAGGGGCTGAGATTCACTCCATTGGCCAGGCTTGAAGCCTAGCTCAGGGCCATATCAGCCCAGAGGGCTCCTTTTTGTAATTCACATAAGTTGCCTCATGGGGTGACCCTGCTTACAActtgtaattaaaaattaattacttaactaaaaagacagggaaaaaaatgcttttctgtACAGAGCAGAAGTCTGCATCTTGGCAGCTTCCGCCTTTGGTTCAGTTCCTCTCCCTCGACACACTGCAGACTTCCAGATCCCTGCAGACTGCCGCCTGCCACTGCCGACCTTATCTCGTTCCTCCAGGCTGAAAACATTCACGCTCAGCTCCCATTCCCAACACTAGACTGGGAATGCATGCCGTTTCTGCTGCCTGCCCTGAACACAGTCCATCAACCACAGCCCCAGCGCCCCTACCACCCAGGGTAGGGGATACAGACAAACCTGCTTGGAGCTCAGGGTCTCACCCCCTTGCCCTGGCTCCACCCCTGTGCCTAGTGTCAGTAACCAGCAGCTCCAGGGTTGATTGGCTCTCCAGGCTCTTGGCTGGGGCTGTGATGTCACCTCTGCTCCCCCACCCACCATTCCTGGCCAAGTTGCTTTCTGGTGGGGACAAGAATGCTGGGGGATGGGCAGGGGTGCAGATCCACTCACTTTGCCTTTGGGGAGGTGGCAGGCACTGAGAGCAGCTTCCACCCGCTTGCGGTCAGCAGGAAACATCTGGAAAAAGCTGAAGGGGCAGAGAAAGGTACCAGGTACAGAGAGGAGTCAGGCCTGAGAAAGAAAGGCTTTGGGGAGCCCCTGGAAGcctggggaggggttggggggctCACTTCTTCACCGGAATCTTCCCTTCAGAGTTGAGCTGCATCTTGAGCTTCACAAGGCTAGGGGCAGAAAGCAGCCCGTCAAGGCCCAGGGCTGGCATGCTCAGCACCAGGGCTCAGGCCAGGCAGGGGGCACTTACATCTTGTCCAGGAAGGTGCTGCGGGAGGCGTTGGCCGTCAGCGGATGTTTGACTAGGGCCAGTACGTCCTCAGCCCAGACCTGCAGGACCACAGAGAGCAGTGGTCAGGCTCCTGAGCACCCCTGCCCAGGCCTGTGTCTCTCAGGAAGTCCAGGCTATCCCAGGGGCCCAGACCCAGGCCCAGTGCTCCCTGGCACACCTTGCCCACGTTCTCCTTGTAGGAGACGAAGTTGTGGAAGGTGAGGTCCACCATGTCCGGGCCGGACACCACCGTGAGTGTCTTCAGCAGGAAACTGTTGTCAGGAAAGTCCATGTTGAAGACGTCCCGGAGCTTCTGGCTCTGCAGCACGTGGTGGCATGGTTAGGATGGAGGTGTGCTCCCTCCCTGCCCAGTGTGGCTCTCTCTGGCCCTCCCCTCAGCCACTTGGGCTATGGCCCACTGGGCAGAACCCCATCCCCATCCCAGGAACCACAGGCCTTAGCATCTTCCTGTCCCTGACTCCAGCGGCTGGGATGGGAAGGAGAGGCCCTGAGGAAAAGGTTAGCCAAGATGGCGGGCAGGCGGGGAGGCTGGCCTGGGAGTCCTGTGTGTGTTGGTTGCCACTTTTGTTTGAAGATAGATTCTTAGCTCCCAGTCTCAGGAAACCCCGCTTCCCACCAATCCCTTCCTCCAATTTTCCTACCAGCATTAGACAAATATAGGCAAACTAGTCCGGGGGTGGGGGTGTAAGCCACCCCTCCCAGACAGGCTGGGGTGCTTTAGGGGCAGGAGGTGACCCCCTCCTCCCAGATccctgccatctcagctcactgtgcgCAGTTATGAAGCTCAGAGCCCAGGCGAGCCCAGGAGCCGCCGCTCCCCTTCCTTGGCTTCCGGCCACGGTCCTTGCTGCCCAGCCCAGGAACCATTCCCCGTGCTTCAGAAGTCAGGCTTCCCACCCCCACAGGGACCCCTGCCCTTGCCCCATGGAGCTAGTAGCTGTGCTTGAGCCTGGGCTGCTACTGGACACACCTACCTTGGGCATCTTGGCAAACTTCCCAAAGCGAGTATCCCGGATGCTGGTGATATCCAGAAACTCCATCTCCTGGGGGCAGGGTGCGGATCCCGGTGGGAGCAAAGAAGGGATGTGGGACAAAAAGTCCAGGTCAAGAATGAGCAATAGGGAGAAGGGAGCTTCCACACCCTTCAAATCTTGGCCAACACCTCTCTCTAGATGCCAGGCTGCCCAGGGCCAGCTGGACCCAACCTTCCCTTCCTATGGCCCAGGTTCTCTCTATTCATGCAGatccccctccctttccctctgtcCATTCCTCCCTGGCAGGGAGCTGGAGCCTGCAGCGTCTCCTCCACCATCCTGGACCCTTCCCAGCTTCCCCTTCCCGTCCTCCTGCCCAGAGGCTGGGGCCTATCTCTCATCTCCCAGAGCCCCAAGTCAACCCACAGCCACAGGCAGAGCATCAGCCTTCAGCAGCAGTGCTttcgcctgtctctctctctccccaaggGATGCTAAGGATGGAACATTTGGGTAGCCACAGGTTGGAGTGACTGCATCCTCCTTTCCAGAGCAAAGAGCCCCTGCCTACAGGGGAGCCTCTGGAGCCACCCTTCCAGGCCATTCTGTACTCCACAGCATCCATGCCTCCACCTTGGTGCAGCCAGGGGGCTGTCTGGCCTCAATGATAAGCAGGAGTCCAGGGCCATGGCACACAAGGGTTTTCTCACCTTACTTTGATACGTCCAGTATAAGTAGTAGCCCTTAGGATCCACACGGAGGATAACTGGAGAGGCAACTGTAGTTTCCTGCAGAGAGAAGGAGCCAGCACTCTGTTCCAAGGCCTCAGGCCAAGCCACCCTGGTCCAGGCCAGGGGTTTCAGAGCTCATTATCTTCCCAGGAGGTGCACATCCCAGAAATCTGAAGGCATTTCCTTTTGTTGTCTAGAGCTAAGCACCAGGAGGGACAGAGGATTGGGGATGCCATTTCTGGAAGAGAAGGGTTTTCCCCTCTAAAGCCCAAATAGACATTCTCCCTCTAGACCCTAAACAGGATCTTGGCCCCTACCTCACCTCATGGAGCGAGACTCCCTACTGCCACCCAGGAGAGATTGACACAGCGAGAGCCAAGAGCCCAAACTCCCGCACCAGCATCCAAGGCCCTGCACAATCCAGATGCAACCTAACTTCCCATATGCCCCTTCTTCCTTCCATGAACACCTCCTACCCTGTCCATTCAACTGTCCCATAAAGATACCAAGCCTTCCCACCTCCAAACCTAAGTGCCCAAATCTCCTCTGCTTGAAATAACTTCAAGGACAACCCAAGCCCCCCAACTTCTGAAAACCCTTCCTGAAATGTGCTACAGTAACCGGGGGGATGTGAGTCACAGACTTACAAGCCCACCTAGGAAATCCCCAGGGACTCATGGACTCCAGGACAACAAGCCTGTGCTAGACCTTGAGCTTGGTGCTTGGTGCTTGGCACTTGAATGTGGTGTTTgctgaatgagcaaatgaatgaatgaactcacCTTCTAAAGTCCTGTTCCACTCACTGACAGAGCACATAGGCTACCTTTTAGTTTAACGGTCTTTGTATGTGTACATAACAAGATATTAAAATTAAGGTTTCCAGCAAGGCACAATAGTTGCCGCATACTAAAACAGACCAAATGCAGCATTTACAAGGTGAATGATCCAAAAAATGTTCTCAGATCAGAGGTGGTTAGAGtacagggaaaagagaaaatttttgtgGGGAAGCCAATTTTAAGAAAGCTGTGTTGGGAGCTCCATTCCCTTACCTCCCCAAGGGAGAGTTGGAGTGCCTGATCCCCCACCTTAAGCCTAGTGAGGGGTTTCAACTCTACTTAGAGAGCTTttgtgatctcttttttttttttttttttttttaccttaagttctgggatacatgtgcagaatgtgtaggtttgttacatagtatacatgtgccatggtggtttgctgcacctgtcaacctgtcatctaggttttaagccccgcatgcattaggtatttgtcctaatgctctccctcccctttccccccaccccacaacaggcccctgtgaTCCTTGAAGTTGTAGGCATAACAGACAGAGGTCGGACTCCTGCCCAGCAGACCTAGTGGACTACAGCGAGCTAACTGTGTGAGGCAGAGCAGGGGGTGCTGGCCTGTCGGACAAGCCTGCACCCTTGGGACAATGGATGCATGGGTATTTGCTGGGGTCCAGGGTGGGCCCATGGGAGAGTGGGGGCAAAGGGCCTAAAGCCACAGGAAGCTGAAGGTGGTAACAAGGGGCTGAAGACATAGTTGTGAGTGAcccctaaaatagaaatgctGGGGGGACTTCAAGCAAGAGGTTCCCATTCGAAGGGGTGGGTCTCCCAAGAATCCTCAAAAATGTCCTCCAGAGAAAGAATCAGCTTTAAGCTTCTGCCAGGCTCAGAAAGCATGAGCCCATTTATGACAGCACCTGTTTAAATAGAACTTGGTTACCCctttcccacctccctccctatAGCTCATGCCTAGAGGGGCCTTGAGCAGGACCAGCAGGGAATCCCACCAAGGCCCTTTCCAGGGGGCCTGCAGCCTACCTGAAACCATTCCTAGAAGGAGAAGGGTAGAAGATGTCAATGTAAATAAAGGTTGGAGTTTTGATTATAGCCAGTTTCTGACATCGGACTGGATTTTGTGATGAAAAGTGACCACTGGACTGTGTTACCTGAGAGTAAATATAATGTCTTGTGGCCTTGCAGAGTTTCTTTCCATGGCCAGGGGGAGAGCTTCTCCTACCAAATATATCATAAAGAGGCCATGGGAGATGAAATAAAGTTGGGATTTGCTTACATCCTATGTATTCTGCTTATTCAACATGGCACAGCACACCCATGCCATCCACTAACTGTGCCAAAAGCAGCCTGAAAGCAGAGCCCTGTCTCACAGCAGCATGGACCTGTGGATAGGCTTGGGACATTCTTGCTTGCGCAGGTCAGGATCCAGGGAACATCCAATGCCCTACcttggagaggggaagggaacagCCAGGTACACAGGTGCCAGCTTAGGAAGAAGGACAGTCTCCGCTGGCCGCCAACCCCCGACCTCCACTGCCACCCTGTGACCCTCTGCCCAGTCAGGTTACACACACTGCCCAGAGGAACTGAGAGAGGCCACTTCGCTTTTCATTCTGAGCCACTTCCCTCATTCCACAGGCTCCTGGGGCATGTCACCTCCATGCCACTGTCATGCTACACCAACCCCACATCACTCCTAGGGAAGCAGGAAGCATCTCACCACAGGGCCCCAACCCATAGTCATGGGCAGCGAGATCCCCTAGCCTAGCCCAGCCCCGAAGGGCCTAGACCCAGACCCCCTCATCCCACCTCCCATCAGGTGGACAAGTCAGCACTAAGGGCTGTCTTCCCTCCCCCACCAAGCCTTCATTTCCCTTCCTGGGACAAGCCCAGCACTCTAACTCTCAGACTGGGCGAGCCCAGCAGCCTCCCCTCCCTGAAGGAGGATCTCCATATTGTTCTCTCCAGCCTAAGAGAATCCCTGGCCTAAGGTAACATTTTCAGGGGCCAGGAGAACCAGAGCCTGGGAGCAGCCCCGTGTAGGAAGGAACAGACACAGCAGAGAGAGGGCTGCAGGGTGCAGCAGTGCCTTCCCCTTCCCTTGCTGACAGGCCTGCATCGGGGAGCAATGCTGAGCCCAGCAAGGGGTAGCAGAAGTCAAATCAGTTCCTTCCCTGGGAGCAGAAGCCTCTAGTTCTCACTTAGGTCCAGGGGCCTTTTGTGGCTGCCCCCACAGCAGCGCAGGGGAGAGCAAGGCTTCCCTGGACAGGATGATGCCCAGTGGAGGGGGTGAAGGAGCTGGGTCTGAGCGCCCTGCCGGAGCAAGGGCAAGACATCTGTGCTGGGAGCGGGGACGAGCTCACCTCTCCTCCTAGCCTGCCTCAGCTCTGGGGTGcactttcctcctcttctcttggGGGTTTGAAGGAGAAGAGATGCAGACCCAAATAAACTACCTCCAGTGACCACCCAGGCAGCTCACCCACTTCTCACACCTAGAACCAAGGCTTAGCCCTGCAGCTGGGGACATACACCCTTAATCCCAGGTTTGTTTATCCAAGCAGTGGTGTCAGCTGCCTGGCCAAACCACACAGGCGCCTGGATCCTAGGAGACATaaaccaatcctcccacccaaGCAAAGCCCCCTAGCAGCCCGGCCCCCACCACCTGGTGCTCCAGCAGCTGAGGCCCCTGCCCCACTTACATCATCCCATTTGATGAAGCGCTCCCCTTGGCTCAGATAGGCCTTCACCTTGGGGGGCAGCAGGACAGGGTTGAGCAGAGACATGGTGCCAAGCGTTCCTCTTTGGAGAATCTCGGCAGACACAGGCAGGCAGAAGAAGGGCAGGAAGGAGGCCAGCCAGGAGGGGGAGCCAAGCTGGGCTCAAACGGCACCCATCCCCGAGCTGCTCCAGAAATCTAGTTGCTCTTATAGCCCCTGGGGTGGCCCTGGCTGAGTGCAGGACTGAGCTGTAGCCAGAGGCCCATCTGCCTTGTAaatcaccctcctcccacccgccCTGCCTGCCATGGGGGCCTGTGGTCACTGCTTCTGCccaaggaggctgaagcaggaagccCCCGCCTCTTCTGGaggcccccgcccccacccccacccccaccctgtgcCTCTCAGCACTTCCTGCTCTGGGCTTCCTTCTCTGCGCTGCTCACAGCGGAGACGTGGTCATGAGGCCGGGTCGCCTTGGAGCCAGGGCCTCTCAGTCCCTGTGGTGGTCTCTGGTCAGATTTGGCCCAGGAGGACTGGAGAAGGACGACATGGAGACCAGCTGGGGAGACTGCTGCCCAGGCCTGGACTGAGGGAAGGCACAGGGAGCTCACTAGGAGAAAGGACCTCCTCAGGGGCAGGGTCCAGAGCATGGGCATCTGACCCCAAAGGCTGGGAGCACCGtagaggcaggggtggggtggggacagggcccAGCTGGAATGGAGTGTTTTGAATAAGCAAAGTTTGCTGAACACACGGCTCCTCTTTCTCAATGCGTCCTCCCCCATGAAAATGAGGTGCACCTGTTGGGcgggcgggtgcggtggctcacgcctgtaatcccagtactttgggaggccgaggcgggcggatcacgaggtcaggagatcgagaccatcctggctaacacggtgaaaccctgtctctactaaaaatgcaaaaaattagctgggcgtggcagcggcgcctgtagtcccagctactcgggaggctgaggcaggagaatggcatgaacccaggaggcggagcttgcaatgagccgagatggcccactgcactccagcctgggcgacagagcaagacttcatctcgaaaaaaataaaaaaagaaagaaaatgaggggcACATGAGGCAAGGCAATCACTCCCCTCACCCACCTCACCAGACTCCCACCTCTGGGCCTCTGGGACTGCCTGAGGCCTGGACCCCCACTGagcagccccagcccctgcctccacTGCGCTCTCCTCCGTGTGCCCGCCTCTGCTGTGCACCCCAGCCTGCAGCGGGGCTGGGGCGGAGGGATGGCTGCTCTGGTTGGCCAGGCTCagccccagctgctcaggtgCCTGACCCACACTCTGCCCCAGGCCCAGGGAGTTCAGCACCAgtccagctcagcccagcccactTCCTCTTGCCTAATCTGCTCCTCTTATCGCCCTTCTTagcccagcctgggaggcagggagctGTACCCAAGACTTCCTTCCCCTCTGGGGCCTGGCCTTTTGCCCTGGGTCACCCCCCCCCATGGGGCTTTGCATACCCCCAACAACGGTAAGACCCTCACCCAGGCCCTAGAATTGTCGCGGCTGGAGGTCTGGTCCAGGGCAGGATGGAGGGTGAGGGAGGACACTCTTCATGGGGAATTAAGATAATAAACTGCCCAGTGGAGGCTGGAGCTAAGGGAATTCCCAGCACAGAAATAATCTGCAGAAGAGCAATTCTAGGGCCAGGGGGATGGAGCCAGAGCAGGGCCTGACCAAGCCTCCTGGAAATGGTAACAATTCAGAggactcttcctcctcctttcccccaaTCCCTTAGAGtcatctctcctctctccctccctccagtctgGGGCCCTTCTGGGGGCCCCTCTGGTAGCCCATGCTGTTCTGGGTTCCTCCCTGGGATCAGGTTCCCTCGATATCTGTTTGAAT
Proteins encoded in this window:
- the PLCB2 gene encoding 1-phosphatidylinositol 4,5-bisphosphate phosphodiesterase beta-2 isoform X13, translated to MSLLNPVLLPPKVKAYLSQGERFIKWDDETTVASPVILRVDPKGYYLYWTYQSKEMEFLDITSIRDTRFGKFAKMPKSQKLRDVFNMDFPDNSFLLKTLTVVSGPDMVDLTFHNFVSYKENVGKVWAEDVLALVKHPLTANASRSTFLDKILVKLKMQLNSEGKIPVKNFFQMFPADRKRVEAALSACHLPKGKPGGTR